In a genomic window of Leptolyngbya sp. SIO1E4:
- a CDS encoding hypoxanthine phosphoribosyltransferase, producing the protein MKNKHIGELVLSQRQIQKGVKIVADKLNKQFQEAVIITVVPGGILFTADLIRELTFDIRMDYISCPHTPGERDNNSEISYNQNIDIEDKDVIVIDDAIESGGTMKRLIEHLLCTYQFKSLSIATLLVKPSRVNIAVAQYFAYEMPNDDLLVGYGLPWQDKLRNVPYISKLVK; encoded by the coding sequence ATGAAAAACAAACACATTGGTGAATTGGTTTTGAGCCAAAGGCAAATTCAGAAAGGCGTAAAAATCGTTGCAGATAAACTCAATAAACAGTTTCAAGAAGCTGTGATTATCACAGTTGTTCCTGGAGGTATTTTGTTCACAGCAGACTTAATCCGTGAACTAACATTTGATATCAGAATGGATTATATCTCTTGTCCTCACACTCCGGGAGAGAGAGATAATAATTCAGAAATTTCATATAATCAAAATATAGATATAGAAGATAAAGACGTTATTGTCATTGACGATGCTATAGAGTCAGGTGGTACGATGAAGCGCTTAATAGAACATTTACTGTGTACGTATCAGTTTAAATCTTTGTCTATCGCTACGCTACTTGTAAAACCAAGCCGAGTGAATATAGCAGTCGCTCAGTATTTTGCTTATGAAATGCCAAATGACGATTTACTGGTAGGCTATGGTCTACCTTGGCAGGATAAGTTAAGAAATGTACCTTACATTTCAAAATTAGTGAAGTAA
- a CDS encoding cyclic nucleotide-binding domain-containing protein yields MFAQLPEQRMHWVRWILTVGWLLIIASLFYDPWTSTLTASDHPWSPLRLSDTCIQVQKECLLQQPYPLGTTLFWGAIVPSAIFILLVFGHELWRRICPLSFLSQIPRALGWQRQFKRENKKTGKVRYELAKVDPNSWLGRNYPYLQFGWLFVGLCGRILFFNADRWVLAGWLLFTIAAAIAVGYWYGGKSWCQYFCPMAPVQSIYSEPGALLSSKAHMSEQRVTQSMCRIVLPDGKEQSDCVACQKPCIDIDAERTYWNSLNKPETAFLRYGYVGLVIGYFGYYYLYAGSWDYYFSGAWARRTDQLAALFDPGLYLFGQAINIPKLFAVPLVLGGCTAIAYWGGRWIEKRAKVYSRRHPEKLTSEIIRHRIFTLCTFGVFNVFFIFGWRPLILLLPLSVQYLYDLGLVSLSTLWLYKTWRRSPHLYSRENLANRFRKQLEKLQLNVSQFLEGRTLSDLNTHEVYVLAKVLPGFTREKRHQAYKGVVREALEEGYVNYSSSLDVLQQMRRELDITDDEHRLVLEELGIEDPELLNPDRKRSLENQIRLSGYRKSLERLMLLQRKHPDRTTFEQLSLQNSAAVRSLRRQYSITPQEEEWILSGFSGNASSVKKAEFLLAQLPELIGCYRALNQPILHENKAVLILLQESISHKKELIVRSILNTLELLQTDPVAFSLAESLQQASPAILGEILDQENWGDRLPLAILQRLTQPGETALSCSLELSSESILEYLEALLQEQNPTIQAAALYIMTQLDTERSQAIARNHRHQFNSSLVQEMTDRLLSLSSSSSAKPSLHEFPILEKLVYLFNSDFFHRMQSETLMALADRAEIRAYNRGDVITEAGDTCRELLLLIEGDATVHYKTESEVWVEHLHPGQTLDELEVLAHSNSENTIVADTESTRILAISVDAFDDLLDHDPDFTRRVLELESRQLQRFVRSVQPL; encoded by the coding sequence ATGTTCGCACAATTGCCAGAGCAGCGAATGCATTGGGTTCGCTGGATATTGACGGTGGGTTGGCTCCTAATCATTGCCTCCCTGTTTTATGACCCCTGGACATCGACCCTCACCGCATCCGATCATCCTTGGAGTCCCTTGCGGCTCTCTGATACCTGTATACAAGTGCAGAAGGAATGCCTACTTCAGCAGCCCTATCCATTAGGAACAACCCTCTTCTGGGGAGCAATTGTGCCATCTGCCATCTTTATTTTGCTGGTGTTTGGCCATGAACTATGGCGGCGGATTTGTCCGCTCTCTTTTTTATCTCAAATTCCTCGTGCTTTAGGATGGCAACGACAATTCAAACGAGAGAATAAAAAGACTGGCAAAGTGCGCTACGAGCTGGCAAAGGTTGATCCAAATTCATGGCTGGGACGCAACTACCCCTATCTTCAATTTGGCTGGCTTTTTGTTGGATTGTGTGGGCGAATCTTGTTTTTCAACGCCGATCGCTGGGTGCTAGCGGGCTGGCTATTATTCACGATCGCTGCGGCGATCGCAGTCGGCTACTGGTATGGCGGTAAGTCTTGGTGCCAGTACTTTTGCCCGATGGCTCCGGTGCAGAGTATCTACAGTGAACCGGGGGCCTTGTTGAGCAGCAAAGCCCATATGAGTGAGCAACGGGTTACGCAATCCATGTGTCGCATTGTTTTACCCGACGGCAAAGAGCAAAGTGATTGTGTCGCCTGTCAAAAGCCCTGCATTGACATTGACGCTGAGCGGACTTATTGGAATAGTTTGAACAAGCCTGAAACGGCATTTCTGCGCTATGGCTATGTGGGTTTGGTGATTGGCTATTTTGGCTATTACTACCTCTATGCAGGCAGTTGGGACTATTATTTTTCTGGGGCGTGGGCGCGACGAACCGATCAACTTGCGGCGCTGTTTGATCCTGGGCTCTATCTGTTTGGACAGGCCATCAACATTCCAAAATTGTTTGCAGTTCCCCTCGTGTTGGGCGGATGCACGGCGATCGCCTATTGGGGCGGACGGTGGATCGAAAAACGCGCCAAAGTCTACAGTCGGCGACATCCAGAAAAGCTGACGAGCGAGATCATTCGACATCGCATCTTTACCCTGTGTACTTTTGGTGTTTTCAACGTCTTCTTTATCTTTGGCTGGCGTCCCCTGATACTGCTTCTGCCCTTGTCGGTGCAATATCTCTACGACCTGGGTTTAGTCTCGCTGAGTACCCTCTGGCTCTATAAAACCTGGCGGCGCAGTCCTCATCTCTATTCTCGTGAAAATCTAGCGAATCGATTCCGTAAGCAGCTAGAGAAATTGCAGCTTAATGTTTCACAGTTTTTGGAAGGACGGACCCTGAGCGATCTCAACACGCACGAAGTCTATGTGTTAGCCAAGGTGCTTCCTGGTTTTACCCGCGAGAAGCGACACCAGGCGTATAAGGGCGTTGTCCGAGAAGCCCTGGAAGAAGGATATGTAAACTACTCCAGTAGTCTGGACGTTTTGCAACAAATGCGTCGGGAGCTAGACATCACAGATGATGAACACCGCCTTGTGTTGGAGGAATTGGGCATTGAAGATCCAGAATTGCTCAACCCAGATCGCAAACGCAGCTTAGAAAATCAGATTCGCTTGAGCGGCTACCGCAAATCCCTGGAGCGGTTAATGCTGCTGCAGCGCAAACACCCCGATCGCACTACATTCGAGCAATTATCATTGCAGAACTCAGCAGCTGTTCGTTCCCTGCGCCGCCAATATTCCATCACTCCCCAGGAAGAGGAGTGGATTCTGAGTGGGTTTTCAGGCAATGCCAGCAGTGTTAAAAAGGCAGAGTTTCTTTTAGCACAATTACCCGAATTAATCGGCTGTTACCGGGCTCTGAATCAACCGATACTGCACGAGAACAAGGCAGTGTTGATCCTGCTGCAAGAAAGCATTAGTCATAAAAAAGAACTGATTGTACGGTCCATTTTGAATACCTTGGAACTGCTTCAGACCGATCCAGTTGCTTTCAGTCTAGCGGAGTCTCTGCAACAGGCTTCACCGGCCATTTTAGGAGAGATTTTAGACCAAGAAAATTGGGGCGATCGCTTGCCATTGGCAATCCTGCAACGTTTGACCCAACCTGGAGAAACGGCTCTTTCCTGTTCGCTGGAATTATCCTCTGAGTCGATTTTGGAGTATCTAGAAGCCCTACTTCAAGAGCAAAATCCTACGATTCAGGCGGCAGCGCTCTATATCATGACTCAATTAGACACAGAACGCAGTCAGGCGATCGCTCGAAATCATCGTCATCAGTTCAACTCCTCTCTGGTTCAAGAGATGACCGATCGTTTACTGTCTTTATCCTCGTCATCCTCCGCAAAACCATCTCTACACGAATTCCCAATTCTAGAGAAATTGGTTTATTTATTTAATAGCGACTTCTTCCATCGGATGCAGAGTGAAACGCTGATGGCTCTGGCTGATCGGGCAGAGATAAGAGCCTACAACCGAGGGGACGTGATCACAGAAGCAGGCGATACCTGTCGAGAATTGTTACTGTTGATCGAGGGTGATGCGACGGTTCACTATAAAACTGAATCCGAGGTTTGGGTAGAACACCTTCATCCTGGGCAAACGCTAGATGAGCTAGAGGTTTTAGCCCATAGCAACTCAGAAAATACGATCGTTGCGGATACTGAAAGCACCCGCATCCTGGCTATTTCTGTCGATGCCTTTGACGATTTACTTGATCATGATCCTGATTTTACTCGACGAGTTTTGGAACTAGAGAGTCGACAGCTTCAGCGATTTGTACGATCAGTGCAGCCACTTTAA
- a CDS encoding GNAT family N-acetyltransferase: MTVADLPAVFSVRTSTIENAITIEELETDYGITPESLAEAMNSHVRGWLCEYSEEVVGFSMGDQSNGEVQVVAVHPDHEGKGIGKTVLNEVKNWLFSSGHDEIWLSANPDPKIRAYGFYRKLGWRATGKMKGCDEIMVLRDVEC; this comes from the coding sequence ATGACTGTCGCTGACCTACCCGCAGTTTTCTCTGTCAGAACTTCGACGATAGAGAATGCGATAACGATTGAAGAACTTGAAACGGATTACGGCATTACACCAGAGTCACTTGCAGAAGCCATGAACTCGCATGTGAGAGGTTGGTTATGCGAGTACTCCGAAGAAGTCGTGGGTTTTTCAATGGGAGATCAATCCAATGGTGAAGTCCAGGTTGTAGCAGTACATCCCGACCACGAAGGGAAAGGAATAGGAAAGACTGTTCTGAATGAGGTTAAAAATTGGCTCTTCTCGTCGGGGCACGATGAAATTTGGCTGAGCGCGAACCCCGATCCTAAGATTCGAGCCTATGGGTTTTATCGTAAACTTGGCTGGCGAGCGACGGGTAAGATGAAAGGATGCGATGAAATTATGGTGCTCCGAGATGTCGAGTGCTAA
- a CDS encoding GNAT family N-acetyltransferase, producing MRLRSATPQDKREIHQLFCMPEVFEYLADGKEPPPSIASAWINSAAADLAKYGGGLWVLVDGADLSVGGLVRLAGDDNGELELTYLLHPNLWGLGFATRMAHTVMKRAFGAGLVSTIWAGADAPNQASLAVMKRLGMQFRREVQYPLGTGMEYQMKAGEFDPARIEPLPIA from the coding sequence ATGCGTTTGCGAAGCGCTACGCCACAAGACAAAAGAGAAATCCATCAGCTTTTTTGTATGCCCGAGGTCTTTGAATATTTGGCGGATGGCAAGGAGCCGCCGCCAAGCATTGCATCAGCCTGGATCAATTCCGCTGCTGCCGACCTTGCCAAATATGGTGGAGGGTTATGGGTGCTTGTTGATGGAGCTGACCTGAGTGTAGGCGGTCTGGTCAGACTCGCCGGTGACGACAACGGAGAACTGGAGCTCACCTACCTATTGCATCCCAACTTATGGGGGCTTGGATTCGCGACCCGTATGGCACACACGGTAATGAAGCGAGCCTTTGGAGCAGGGTTGGTATCAACAATTTGGGCAGGCGCTGATGCCCCCAATCAGGCGTCGTTGGCTGTTATGAAGCGACTCGGAATGCAGTTTCGGCGCGAGGTTCAGTATCCATTGGGCACCGGCATGGAGTACCAGATGAAGGCCGGGGAGTTTGATCCTGCAAGAATCGAACCGTTACCGATCGCCTGA
- a CDS encoding helix-turn-helix domain-containing protein — translation MRIFVLVVEDLFDTGLTSVLDTLEIANDLALEQGIKVNFEVTIVGVRESLRTRRGLQVAPTLATSLAPPNLAIVPALAVTTPETLSKALQRSDVNDVGSILKSWYQAGTIVTAACTGTYILAATGILDGVRATTPLWLAPDFRKRFPNVILDESKMLVEQQQQVTAGTALAHFDLALWIVCKQSPALGQLVSRHLMLDGRMSQTVHAMSSHLVNSDPLIERFEYWTRQNLSNFSMVDAAKELNTSERTLQRRFREVLGCTPITFVQRLRVEQSLHLLQTTEASIEEIAESVGYQDGVTLRTLLRKKTGCKIRELRNISK, via the coding sequence ATGAGAATTTTTGTCCTTGTCGTTGAAGATCTTTTTGACACTGGGCTTACATCTGTGCTGGACACCCTGGAAATTGCGAACGATTTAGCGTTGGAGCAAGGGATAAAAGTGAATTTTGAGGTGACCATTGTGGGTGTTCGTGAGTCATTACGGACGCGACGAGGCTTACAGGTTGCCCCAACCTTGGCAACCTCATTGGCCCCACCCAATTTGGCTATTGTTCCTGCACTGGCTGTGACCACACCAGAGACGTTAAGTAAAGCCTTACAGCGTTCTGATGTTAATGATGTTGGCAGTATTCTCAAGTCTTGGTATCAGGCGGGTACTATCGTCACGGCAGCCTGTACTGGCACCTATATCTTGGCAGCCACTGGAATACTTGATGGCGTCAGGGCAACGACTCCACTGTGGCTCGCACCTGACTTTCGTAAACGTTTTCCGAACGTTATTCTGGATGAATCAAAAATGCTGGTTGAGCAACAGCAGCAAGTCACTGCAGGAACAGCCTTAGCACATTTTGACTTAGCACTATGGATTGTGTGTAAGCAGAGTCCTGCACTCGGACAGCTTGTCTCCCGCCACCTAATGCTAGATGGGCGCATGTCTCAGACCGTACACGCCATGTCTAGCCATTTAGTTAACAGCGATCCTTTAATCGAGCGTTTCGAATACTGGACACGTCAGAATCTCAGTAATTTTTCCATGGTAGATGCTGCCAAGGAATTAAACACAAGTGAACGCACGTTGCAACGACGATTTCGAGAAGTTCTAGGGTGTACCCCTATTACTTTTGTTCAACGTTTAAGGGTTGAGCAGTCACTTCATCTTCTTCAAACCACGGAGGCAAGTATAGAAGAGATTGCCGAATCAGTAGGATATCAAGATGGGGTGACTTTGCGGACATTACTTCGCAAAAAGACAGGCTGCAAAATTCGAGAACTGCGCAATATTAGCAAATAG
- a CDS encoding nuclear transport factor 2 family protein, with protein MTETKDKVKVLRVVSEGSEKWKAAFNAGDAAGCAAQYEDDAIMHARPFGTFNGTHDIKTFWQKLIADGYTDVEYIDPEIALLDDTTAILTSRWRMNKASGVIHKELWAIQEDGSAKLREDDFEAMG; from the coding sequence ATGACAGAGACAAAAGATAAGGTCAAAGTACTGAGAGTCGTTTCTGAAGGGAGTGAGAAGTGGAAGGCTGCCTTTAATGCTGGAGATGCAGCTGGTTGCGCAGCCCAATACGAGGATGATGCGATCATGCATGCACGTCCATTTGGAACCTTCAACGGCACTCATGATATCAAGACCTTTTGGCAAAAATTAATTGCCGATGGCTATACAGATGTTGAATACATTGATCCGGAAATAGCGCTCTTAGACGACACAACTGCGATTCTTACGTCGAGATGGCGCATGAACAAGGCATCTGGTGTCATTCATAAAGAACTCTGGGCGATACAGGAAGACGGATCCGCAAAACTGCGTGAAGACGATTTTGAGGCCATGGGATAA
- a CDS encoding SDR family oxidoreductase has protein sequence MNTLSNKVAIVTGASAGIGYVTAKLFAEEGAAVIVAARRQKELDELVDSIGHSGGRAVALAGDVKDEEFAKALVDAAVKEFGGLDIAFNNAGITGNPGAVTDLSLDEWNTILATNLTSAFLGAKYQLPAMLERGGGSLIFTSTFVGYTVGMPGMAAYAASKAGLIGLMKVLASEYGRQRVRVNALLPGGTDTPMGRDFANTPETLAFVQNLHALKRMATPNEIALSALHLASDASSFTTGSAMLVDGGVSINRV, from the coding sequence ATGAACACCCTCTCGAACAAAGTTGCTATTGTGACGGGTGCCAGTGCTGGCATTGGTTACGTAACCGCCAAGCTGTTCGCGGAAGAAGGGGCTGCAGTCATTGTTGCCGCAAGACGACAGAAGGAACTTGATGAATTAGTTGATTCTATTGGTCACTCAGGTGGCCGGGCAGTTGCCTTAGCCGGTGATGTAAAAGACGAGGAGTTCGCCAAAGCTCTGGTAGACGCAGCTGTGAAAGAATTTGGCGGACTGGATATCGCGTTCAACAACGCAGGAATTACAGGCAATCCTGGAGCTGTGACTGATCTCTCTCTTGATGAATGGAACACTATTCTTGCTACCAACCTGACAAGTGCATTTCTGGGGGCAAAGTACCAACTACCCGCGATGCTTGAGCGGGGTGGTGGCTCTCTGATCTTTACGTCAACCTTTGTTGGCTACACTGTGGGTATGCCTGGAATGGCTGCCTATGCAGCTAGCAAGGCGGGTCTGATTGGGCTCATGAAGGTACTGGCCTCTGAATATGGCAGACAACGGGTTCGGGTTAATGCCTTACTCCCGGGTGGTACCGATACACCGATGGGACGTGATTTTGCTAACACACCAGAAACCCTGGCTTTTGTCCAAAATCTTCATGCTCTGAAGCGTATGGCAACCCCCAATGAGATCGCGCTGTCAGCACTCCATCTGGCGTCAGATGCTTCAAGCTTCACCACGGGGTCAGCCATGCTGGTGGATGGTGGCGTATCAATCAATCGTGTGTAG
- a CDS encoding bifunctional helix-turn-helix domain-containing protein/methylated-DNA--[protein]-cysteine S-methyltransferase — protein MSDYERIAEAISYIADRVVDQPSLEEIATHVHLSPYHFQRLFCRWAGTTPKRFLQVMTLEQGKKLLNDSSSLLDLSNSLGLSSSSRLHDHFIKLEAVTPGEYKSKGEGLEIEYGIHSSPFGALFIAMTKRGVCRAAFLDSKNIEEHLMGLQKTWPLALLTKNEEATQPIVDVMFGGVAITDRPLSLHIAGTNFQIAVWRALLSIPLGTITSYSQVATAIGRPQSSRAVGNAVSVNPVAFLIPCHRVIQQSGALGGYRWGSTRKRAIQWWENLHI, from the coding sequence ATGTCTGATTATGAAAGGATTGCTGAGGCAATTTCCTACATCGCTGACAGAGTTGTTGATCAGCCAAGCTTGGAAGAGATTGCCACCCATGTTCACCTGAGTCCGTACCATTTCCAACGTCTCTTTTGTCGTTGGGCCGGGACAACCCCAAAGCGATTTCTACAGGTTATGACCCTCGAACAGGGAAAAAAACTTTTGAACGACTCCAGCTCATTGCTTGATCTCTCTAATTCACTGGGTTTGAGTAGTAGTTCTAGGTTGCACGATCACTTTATCAAGCTTGAGGCGGTAACTCCAGGTGAGTACAAAAGCAAAGGTGAGGGGCTTGAAATCGAATATGGCATCCATTCAAGCCCTTTTGGAGCATTATTTATCGCTATGACAAAAAGAGGGGTTTGTCGAGCCGCCTTTTTAGATTCCAAGAATATCGAAGAGCATTTGATGGGTCTTCAGAAGACTTGGCCCCTGGCGTTGCTTACAAAGAATGAGGAAGCAACACAGCCTATCGTTGATGTTATGTTCGGAGGAGTGGCAATCACTGATCGCCCCCTGTCGCTCCATATTGCAGGTACCAATTTCCAAATTGCGGTTTGGAGAGCGCTTTTATCAATTCCTCTAGGAACCATTACTAGCTATTCACAAGTCGCAACTGCGATAGGTCGACCGCAATCATCAAGGGCAGTTGGCAATGCGGTAAGTGTTAACCCAGTTGCATTTCTGATTCCTTGCCATCGCGTTATCCAACAAAGTGGAGCGTTGGGGGGATACCGATGGGGCTCAACAAGAAAACGTGCGATTCAATGGTGGGAAAACTTACACATTTAG
- a CDS encoding fumarate reductase/succinate dehydrogenase flavoprotein subunit, producing MLDPRIPAGPLRDRWRDFQERCPLVSPNNKRKHTVLVVGTGLAGAAAAATLAEQGYNVQSFCIQDSPRRAHSIAAQGGINATKNYPNDGDSVWRLFYDTLKGGDYRSREANVYRLAEISSAIIDQCVAQGVPFAREYGGLLANRSFGGALVSRTFYARGQTGQQLLLGAYSALMRQVQAGQVQIFARREMLDLVVVDGQARGIITRNLVTGALERHAGDAVLLCTGGYSNVYYLSTNARNSNVSAAWRCHKRGAYFANPCYTQIHPTCIPVSGDYQSKLTLMSEGLRNDGRVWVPKTPGDRRPPSHIPETERDYYLERRYPRFGNLVPRDVASRNAKQITDEGRGVGETGLSVYLDFRDAIQAQGQGAIAAKYGNLFDMYQRIAGENPYEVPMRIYPAVHYTMGGLWVDYHLMSTIPGLFVLGEANFSDHGANRLGASALMQGLADGYFVIPYTLGAYLATTTLPTVDIGHDAFAEAEATVQARITQLLGIQGDKTVMAFHRELGSLVWDAVGMARNREGLEQAIAQIQDLREEFWQTLKVPGEATTLNKNLEFAGRVADFMELAELMARDALHREESCGGHFREEYQTADGEAKRDDEHFAYVAAWEYRGKEKRPEFHKEPLAFENVQLTQRSYK from the coding sequence ATGCTCGATCCTCGCATCCCCGCTGGCCCTCTCCGCGATCGCTGGCGTGACTTTCAAGAACGCTGCCCCCTCGTCAGCCCCAACAATAAGCGCAAGCACACGGTACTGGTGGTCGGTACCGGCCTGGCCGGGGCAGCCGCCGCGGCTACCCTGGCAGAACAGGGCTACAACGTCCAAAGTTTTTGCATCCAGGACTCGCCTCGTCGGGCCCACAGCATCGCTGCGCAGGGGGGCATTAACGCCACCAAAAATTATCCCAACGATGGCGACAGCGTTTGGCGACTGTTCTACGACACCCTCAAGGGCGGCGACTATCGCTCCCGCGAAGCCAACGTGTACCGTCTAGCGGAAATTAGCAGCGCCATTATTGATCAGTGCGTGGCTCAGGGGGTGCCCTTTGCTCGGGAATATGGGGGGCTGCTCGCCAACCGTTCCTTCGGGGGGGCGCTCGTATCCCGCACGTTCTACGCTCGGGGACAGACGGGGCAACAGCTATTGCTGGGGGCCTACAGCGCCCTGATGCGTCAGGTGCAGGCTGGTCAGGTGCAAATTTTTGCCCGTCGGGAAATGCTGGATCTGGTGGTGGTCGATGGGCAAGCCCGGGGTATTATCACCCGCAACCTGGTCACTGGAGCCCTAGAGCGCCATGCGGGGGACGCAGTGCTGCTGTGTACTGGCGGGTATAGCAATGTCTATTACCTCTCCACTAACGCCCGCAACTCCAACGTTTCGGCAGCGTGGCGTTGCCACAAGCGGGGGGCCTATTTCGCCAACCCTTGCTACACCCAAATTCACCCCACCTGCATTCCCGTCTCAGGGGACTACCAGTCCAAACTGACCCTGATGAGTGAGGGACTGCGCAACGATGGCCGGGTCTGGGTACCGAAAACGCCGGGAGACCGCCGCCCGCCCAGCCACATCCCTGAAACCGAGCGAGACTATTATTTAGAGCGGCGCTATCCCCGCTTTGGGAACCTGGTGCCACGGGATGTGGCCTCTCGTAATGCCAAACAAATCACTGACGAGGGGCGGGGTGTGGGCGAAACCGGGCTCTCGGTGTACCTAGATTTCCGCGATGCGATTCAAGCCCAGGGCCAAGGGGCGATCGCCGCCAAATATGGCAACCTGTTCGACATGTATCAGCGCATTGCCGGGGAAAATCCCTACGAGGTGCCCATGCGCATTTATCCTGCCGTCCACTACACCATGGGGGGCCTCTGGGTGGATTATCACCTGATGAGCACAATTCCTGGACTGTTTGTGTTGGGGGAAGCTAACTTTTCTGACCACGGCGCCAATCGTTTGGGGGCCAGTGCCCTGATGCAGGGGCTAGCCGATGGCTATTTCGTTATTCCTTACACGCTGGGGGCTTACCTGGCCACTACGACGTTGCCTACCGTGGACATCGGTCACGATGCGTTTGCCGAGGCTGAAGCGACCGTTCAGGCTCGGATTACCCAGCTACTTGGGATCCAGGGCGATAAAACTGTCATGGCGTTTCATCGAGAACTTGGCAGCCTGGTGTGGGACGCCGTCGGCATGGCGCGGAATCGGGAAGGCTTAGAGCAGGCGATCGCCCAGATCCAAGATTTGCGTGAGGAATTCTGGCAAACCCTGAAGGTGCCTGGAGAAGCCACCACCCTGAATAAGAATCTGGAGTTTGCTGGACGGGTGGCAGACTTTATGGAGCTAGCAGAACTGATGGCGCGCGATGCCCTGCACCGAGAGGAATCCTGTGGCGGTCACTTCCGGGAGGAATATCAGACTGCCGATGGTGAAGCCAAGCGAGATGACGAGCACTTTGCCTATGTTGCGGCTTGGGAGTATCGGGGTAAAGAAAAACGCCCAGAATTCCACAAAGAGCCGCTTGCGTTTGAGAATGTCCAACTGACCCAGCGCAGTTATAAGTAG